A stretch of Triticum aestivum cultivar Chinese Spring chromosome 1D, IWGSC CS RefSeq v2.1, whole genome shotgun sequence DNA encodes these proteins:
- the LOC123182647 gene encoding cyclic phosphodiesterase, whose amino-acid sequence MDPTDQSPEEVYSVWALPPEPVRDRLRGLMAGLRAAHGGPPFEPHATVVGAVRMRRPAAIQALRAAAAAADVAPYTARVTGVARGDFFYQCVYLLLEPTPEVIHTSDHFCAHFGFQRSTPYMPHVSLLYGDLTDEEKEAARKKVEEMDSEISGLQFEISELALYRTDTEDKSLESWELVEVCHLGKK is encoded by the exons ATGGACCCCACCGACCAGTCGCCGGAGGAGGTGTACTCCGTGTGGGCcctcccgccggagcccgtccGCGACCGCCTCCGCGGCCTCATGGCCGGCCTCCGCGCCGCGCACGGCGGCCCGCCCTTCGAGCCGCACGCCACCGTCGTCGGCGCCGTGCGCATGCGCCGCCCCGCCGCAATCCAGGCCCTCCGCGCCGCCGCTGCGGCCGCCGACGTCGCCCCCTACACCGCCCGCGTCACCGGCGTCGCCCGCGGCGACTTCTTCTACCAGTGCGTCTACCTCCTCCTCGAGCCCACCCCCGAG GTGATCCACACAAGCGACCACTTCTGCGCCCACTTCGGGTTTCAGAGATCAACCC CATATATGCCACATGTAAGCCTCTTGTATGGGGATCTAACAGACGAAGAGAAGGAAGCAGCAAGGAAGAAAGTAGAGGAAATGGACAGTGAAATTTCTGGACTGCAGTTCGAGATCTCCGAGCTCGCACTTTATCGAACCGACACCGAGGATAAAAGCTTGGAGTCCTGGGAACTGGTGGAGGTATGCCACCTTGGGAAGAAGTGA
- the LOC123182648 gene encoding protein RICE FLOWERINGUS T 1 — protein sequence MSAADPLVVHVIQDVLDPFTSTVPLRIAYNNRLVLAGAELRPSAIVSKPRVDIGGSDMRVLYTLILVDPDAPSPSHPSLREYLHWMVSDIPGTTGASFGQELLVYERPEPRSGIHRMVFVLFQQLGRGTVFAPDVRHNFSCRNFARQHHLNIVAASYFNCQREGGSGGRRFRPESSQGE from the exons ATGTCGGCAGCGGATCCATTGGTTGTGCATGTTATACAAGATGTGCTTGATCCATTTACATCAACTGTTCCACTCAGGATAGCCTACAACAACAGGCTAGTTCTGGCAGGTGCTGAGCTAAGACCATCTGCAATTGTAAGCAAGCCGCGAGTTGATATCGGTGGCAGTGACATGAGAGTTCTCTACACCCTG ATATTGGTGGATCCAGACGCCCCAAgcccaagtcacccatcactaaGGGAGTACTTGCACTG GATGGTGTCAGACATCCCTGGAACAACTGGTGCCAGCTTCG GCCAAGAGCTTTTAGTTTATGAAAGGCCAGAACCAAGATCTGGTATCCACCGGATGGTATTTGTGCTGTTCCAGCAACTAGGCAGGGGTACAGTTTTTGCACCAGATGTGCGACACAACTTCAGCTGCAGGAACTTTGCACGACAGCACCACCTCAACATTGTGGCTGCCTCATATTTCAACTGTCAAAGGGAAGGTGGATCAGGCGGAAGAAGGTTTAGGCCAGAAAGTTCTCAAGGGGAGTAG